One stretch of Patagioenas fasciata isolate bPatFas1 chromosome 9, bPatFas1.hap1, whole genome shotgun sequence DNA includes these proteins:
- the ARL14 gene encoding ADP-ribosylation factor-like protein 14: protein MGLQNTKHPKVKQANIPMLGLDSAGKSTLLYKFKYNDAFLTIPTIGFNVDMIEMGKDFTLTFWDVGGQQKMRQVWCDFLEDADGLLYVVDSSDKRRLEESKKEFELILKNEFIKNVPVIVLANKQDLPGALNAEEITRKFKVKKNCSDRNWYVQPCCAITGEGLAEALHRLITFTKHSSRSKETGTVFKEIKTP from the coding sequence ATGGGCCTCCAGAACACCAAACACCCCAAAGTGAAGCAAGCTAACATACCGATGTTGGGACTCGATTCTGCGGGGAAATCCACGCTGTTGTACAAGTTCAAGTATAATGATGCTTTTCTAACAATTCCAACAATCGGCTTTAATGTTGATATGATTGAAATGGGGAAAGATTTCACCTTGACGTTTTGGGATGTTGGAGGACAGCAGAAAATGAGGCAGGTTTGGTGCGACTTCCTGGAAGACGCAGATGGACTGCTCTATGTTGTGGACAGCTCTGATAAGCGACGTCTGGAAGAATCAAAGAAAGAATTTGAACTCATTTTAAAGAACGAATTTATAAAGAACGTACCAGTCATCGTGCTAGCAAACAAGCAGGATTTGCCTGGAGCTTTGAACGCTGAGGAAATAACCAGGAAATTCAAGGTGAAGAAAAACTGCAGTGACAGAAACTGGTACGTCCAACCCTGTTGTGCTATCACAGGAGAAGGTTTGGCAGAAGCTCTCCACAGACTCATCACATTCACAAAACACTCCAGCAGATCAAAGGAGACTGGTACAGTCTTTAAGGAAATCAAAACACCCTAA
- the B3GALNT1 gene encoding UDP-GalNAc:beta-1,3-N-acetylgalactosaminyltransferase 1: protein MYMRALKWILLFLLVFSVVTTWYISFSPNAGIEQTNLMYFYEYEPVYKQRYLFTLREHLKCEDIDPFLVILVTSHPEDVKSRQAIRITWGSRDSWWGHRVLTLFLLGQETRREDDAAVLSVEDENVLYGDIIRQNFLDTYNNLTLKTIMGFRWVTEFCSNARFLMKTDSDVFINTPNLVKSLLKLNSSENVFLGYPLVHNFPYRGFSKKTYISYDEYPFKTYPPYCSGMSYILDGKLALRIYELMSHVKPIKFEDVYVGICLNMLKVNISIPEDNKFFLYKIDFDICKYRHLIAVHGLTPSEIIRFWQDLSADTSVTCL from the coding sequence ATGTATATGCGAGCACTAAAATGGattcttttgtttctccttgtatTTTCTGTCGTAACAACTTGGTACATAAGTTTTTCCCCCAACGCTGGGATTGAGCAGACAAACCTGATGTATTTCTATGAATACGAGCCAGTTTACAAGCAACGCTACCTCTTCACGTTGCGGGAGCACCTGAAATGCGAAGACATCGATCCGTTCCTGGTCATCTTGGTGACTTCGCATCCCGAGGACGTGAAATCAAGACAGGCCATCAGGATAACGTGGGGATCTCGGGACTCGTGGTGGGGACATCGAGTTCTAACCCTGTTCTTACTGGGGCAGGAGACTCGAAGAGAAGACGACGCTGCTGTGTTGTCAGTGGAAGATGAAAACGTCCTCTACGGTGACATAATTCGCCAGAATTTTCTGGACACCTACAACAATCTCACCTTGAAAACGATCATGGGCTTCAGGTGGGTCACCGAGTTCTGCTCTAACGCCAGATTCCTCATGAAAACCGACAGCGACGTCTTCATCAACACCCCGAACCTGGTCAAATCTCTTCTGAAGCTGAATTCctcagaaaatgtttttcttggtTATCCTCTTGTACATAACTTCCCCTACAGAGGCTTTTCCAAAAAGACGTACATCTCTTATGATGAGTATCCGTTCAAGACGTATCCTCCCTATTGCAGCGGGATGAGTTATATCCTGGATGGAAAACTGGCTCTGAGGATTTATGAACTGATGAGTCATGTCAAACCCATTAAATTTGAGGATGTTTATGTTGGAATTTGCTTAAATATGCTTAAAGTGAACATCAGTATTCCAGAGGATAATAAATTCTTTCTTTATAAAATTGATTTTGATATCTGTAAGTATCGACATTTGATTGCGGTACATGGCCTTACACCAAGTGAAATCATCAGGTTTTGGCAGGATTTATCAGCAGACACTTCAGTTACTTGCCTTTGA